In Deinococcus sp. QL22, the following are encoded in one genomic region:
- the glgX gene encoding glycogen debranching protein GlgX, with amino-acid sequence MTAISNPQQSDQASAPPKIRPGKPYPLGATWDGQGTNFALYSENATNVELCLFDEGGLETRIPIREQTAFVWHGYLPSVNPGQRYGYRVHGEYAPEEGLRFNPNVVLLDPYAKALDGTERFAEGVFGYVPGGSDDVMQTGEQRGAPLGIVVDPGFNWVGDTKPNVPFHQSVIYEAHVKGLTMTHPEVPEALRGTYAGVATEPVIKYLKDLGITAIEFLPVHQHLDDPFLLDKGLTNYWGYSTLSFFAPDVRYSAAARRGDPAGAVPEFKNMVRALHAAGIEVILDVVYNHTAEGNHMGPTLSFKGIDNPTYYRLVAENPRFYFDYTGTGNSLNVRHPQTLQLIMDSLRYWVTDMHVDGFRFDLASTLARGLHEVDQLSGFFTIIHQDPIIGQVKLIAEPWDVGEGGYQVGNFPVNWAEWNGIYRDDMRAFWQGEGGLARDIGYRLTGSSDLYQNDGRKPYASINFVTAHDGFTLRDTVTYNQKHNDANGEGNQDGHNDNKSWNCGVEGETDDAEVNALRRQQQRNLLATLLLCQGTPMILGGDELGRTQGGNNNAYCQDNEISWYDWANIDEELLAFTRKLIALRKAHPALHRRKFFSGRTIRGEDVSDIVWLRFDGQQMSDEDWYNPQTQSLGMFLDGDGLDDVDAEGNPLRDDDLLLLLSGTYVDLPFKLPDLDSCGEWELLLDTSDDHAGEMVKAGEETTLKGRSVKLYRCKRA; translated from the coding sequence ATGACCGCGATTTCTAACCCACAACAGTCCGATCAGGCCTCAGCGCCGCCCAAGATTCGTCCCGGCAAACCCTACCCACTGGGGGCTACCTGGGATGGTCAGGGCACCAACTTTGCCCTGTATTCCGAAAACGCCACGAACGTAGAACTGTGTCTGTTCGATGAAGGGGGCCTGGAAACCCGCATTCCGATTCGGGAACAGACTGCTTTCGTATGGCACGGCTACCTGCCCAGCGTGAACCCCGGCCAACGCTACGGCTACCGTGTGCACGGCGAATACGCCCCCGAAGAAGGCCTGCGTTTTAATCCTAACGTGGTGCTGCTCGACCCTTACGCCAAGGCGCTGGACGGCACCGAACGCTTTGCCGAAGGCGTGTTCGGCTACGTGCCGGGCGGCTCCGACGACGTGATGCAGACCGGGGAACAGCGCGGCGCACCGCTGGGCATCGTGGTCGATCCCGGCTTCAACTGGGTCGGCGACACCAAGCCCAACGTGCCTTTTCACCAGTCGGTGATCTACGAGGCGCATGTAAAAGGCCTGACCATGACGCACCCTGAGGTGCCCGAAGCCCTGCGCGGCACCTATGCGGGCGTGGCCACCGAGCCCGTCATCAAATACCTCAAAGACCTGGGCATCACGGCCATCGAGTTTTTGCCCGTGCATCAGCACCTCGACGACCCCTTTCTGCTCGACAAGGGCCTGACCAACTACTGGGGCTATTCCACCCTCAGCTTCTTTGCCCCCGATGTACGGTATTCGGCGGCGGCGCGGCGGGGCGACCCAGCCGGGGCCGTACCCGAATTCAAGAACATGGTGCGGGCGCTGCACGCCGCCGGAATAGAAGTGATTCTGGATGTGGTATACAACCACACCGCCGAAGGCAACCACATGGGGCCGACCCTGAGTTTCAAGGGCATCGACAACCCTACCTATTACCGCTTGGTGGCCGAAAACCCGCGCTTTTACTTTGATTACACGGGCACCGGCAACAGCCTGAACGTGCGCCATCCGCAAACGCTGCAACTGATCATGGATTCCTTGCGCTACTGGGTCACGGATATGCACGTTGACGGCTTCCGCTTTGACCTCGCCAGTACGTTGGCACGCGGCCTGCACGAAGTCGACCAGCTCTCGGGCTTTTTTACCATCATCCATCAGGATCCGATCATCGGGCAGGTCAAACTGATTGCCGAGCCGTGGGATGTGGGCGAGGGCGGCTATCAGGTGGGCAACTTCCCGGTCAACTGGGCCGAGTGGAACGGCATCTACCGCGACGATATGCGGGCCTTCTGGCAGGGCGAGGGCGGACTGGCCCGCGACATCGGCTACCGCCTGACCGGAAGCAGCGACCTGTACCAGAACGACGGGCGCAAGCCGTATGCCAGCATCAACTTTGTGACCGCCCACGACGGCTTTACGCTGCGCGACACGGTAACCTATAACCAGAAGCACAACGACGCCAACGGGGAAGGCAACCAGGACGGCCACAACGACAACAAGAGCTGGAATTGCGGCGTGGAGGGCGAAACTGACGACGCGGAAGTGAATGCCCTGCGCCGCCAGCAGCAGCGCAATCTGCTGGCGACCCTGCTGCTGTGTCAGGGCACACCCATGATTCTGGGCGGCGATGAACTGGGGCGTACGCAGGGCGGCAACAACAACGCCTACTGCCAGGACAACGAGATCAGTTGGTACGACTGGGCCAACATCGACGAGGAACTCTTGGCCTTCACGCGCAAGCTGATCGCGCTGCGCAAGGCGCACCCGGCGCTGCACCGCCGCAAGTTTTTCAGCGGGCGCACCATTCGCGGCGAAGACGTGAGTGACATCGTGTGGCTGCGCTTCGACGGCCAGCAGATGAGCGACGAGGACTGGTACAACCCCCAGACCCAATCGCTGGGCATGTTCCTGGACGGCGACGGGCTGGATGACGTGGACGCTGAGGGCAATCCCCTGCGCGACGACGACCTCCTGCTGTTGCTCTCGGGAACCTATGTCGATCTGCCTTTCAAACTGCCTGACCTCGACAGTTGCGGCGAGTGGGAATTGCTGCTGGATACCAGCGACGACCACGCCGGGGAGATGGTGAAGGCTGGCGAGGAGACAACCCTGAAAGGCCGAAGCGTCAAGCTCTACCGGTGTAAACGCGCTTAA
- a CDS encoding ABC transporter substrate-binding protein produces MKLAPLSLLTLSLLAPVLGTQASAQQAKELRVGVFPNVTHAAGLVAVQRGLFQKELGSGVKLVVKEFANGSQINEAFAAGAIDAAYVGPGPAMNAFMRGVPIQVMAGAANAGAVLVGRGDVAWKGVKSLSGKKVAVPTRGSTQDISLRHLLHQNSLKATDEGGNVTIVPIDPANMPAAFAAKQVDAALVQEPWGAVMETQGAKLIANEKAIWEGGNYTTTVLVVNTKYAAQNPEAVKDLLRGHLAAINFIKGSNAGAQKSIAEQIYSFTGKRPNTAELFKALSRTRVTWEINLKTLAEYAQLNKEAGFARDVPDLNKFVDLSVVRGLAK; encoded by the coding sequence ATGAAGCTTGCTCCTCTCTCCCTCCTGACCCTCTCGCTGCTGGCCCCTGTGCTGGGAACCCAGGCCAGCGCACAGCAGGCCAAAGAACTCCGCGTGGGCGTGTTTCCCAACGTGACCCACGCCGCCGGACTGGTGGCCGTGCAGCGCGGCCTGTTTCAGAAAGAACTGGGCAGCGGCGTCAAACTGGTGGTCAAGGAATTTGCCAACGGTTCTCAGATCAACGAGGCCTTTGCAGCGGGCGCGATTGACGCGGCTTACGTCGGCCCCGGCCCCGCCATGAACGCCTTTATGCGCGGCGTGCCGATTCAGGTGATGGCAGGCGCAGCCAACGCCGGAGCCGTGTTGGTGGGGCGCGGCGACGTGGCCTGGAAGGGCGTCAAGAGCCTGAGCGGTAAGAAGGTCGCCGTGCCCACACGTGGCAGCACGCAGGACATCAGCCTGCGCCACCTGCTGCACCAGAACAGCCTGAAAGCCACCGATGAGGGCGGCAATGTCACGATTGTGCCCATTGACCCGGCCAACATGCCCGCCGCCTTTGCCGCCAAACAGGTGGACGCCGCGCTGGTGCAGGAACCCTGGGGCGCAGTGATGGAAACGCAGGGCGCGAAGCTGATCGCCAACGAAAAGGCCATCTGGGAAGGCGGCAACTACACCACCACCGTATTGGTCGTGAACACCAAATACGCCGCGCAGAACCCTGAAGCGGTGAAGGATCTGCTGCGGGGTCACCTCGCCGCCATCAACTTTATTAAGGGCAGCAACGCCGGGGCACAAAAGTCGATTGCCGAGCAGATCTACAGCTTTACGGGCAAGCGCCCCAACACCGCCGAACTGTTCAAGGCCCTGTCGCGCACCCGCGTCACCTGGGAGATCAACCTGAAAACGCTGGCCGAATACGCGCAGCTGAACAAAGAAGCAGGCTTTGCGCGGGACGTGCCGGATTTGAACAAGTTCGTGGATCTGAGCGTGGTGCGGGGATTGGCGAAGTAA